The window TCGGCTGATTCCACTCGactttgcaattttttgccGACTAATGTCATTGTTGTTCGTCCTTGTTGATCTGCTGACGGCACAGTATATGAGCATCGTAGCAACAGTTGTCAGGTGCCAGACTTCGTCTCCCTCGGGGGCTGGGGTGGGGGCTGGATACTTCTCGTTTCGTATACGTGTTCGCTAATCACGTGACATGGTTCGATGATTTGGAAATATTTCAGCAGGCATGTACAGTTTGTTTGCAGCTTTATACTGATATCTGTAAATATGAGTTATTTATTCGTAATCTCAGACGCTGGAGAAAGCAAATATACTATTCACTGGATATCGAGGTGTTACATTATGAGTATTgtaaaaagtacatgtattgatTCGTTGGAATGTGTGTATAATATGGCAACCATTAAGTATACATAGTAAATCATAAGTATGACGCGGCGAGCCTGTACTGTACCCAGAGTTGAACCGAAGGAACATGTTCAACAAATTATACAAGTCTAGGCCTGTGGCTTAAAGGGAAGTACAGTAATAATTATTTGTAATTGAGTTAGAGCGTTCCCAAAGCTTCACGGGGAATCATGCTTCTGAAAAGGTGATATTTCCTAGTTATTTGAGATATTTTGGAGCCATCATGAAAGGAAATGTAATCAAAAGCCCGTCAtaacctctttttttttcaaaaatacaattaaacaTTTTCCAATTTCACAGTACAATTTTCTTCGAACCAAGTCTTAACGAAGGTTCGTGATGCAGTCGGATTATTGACTCGCTCACAGATTGACAACGTCTTGTTCTTATCCGTGTTCACAGATATCCTAAAATATGTGCCGAACGTTTTCGGCTCACATTCTTGCAAACATGTGTTTGCCGCAGAGGTGTGAACTCAATGTACGCAGTTCAGTATCTTGTTAACCCCCTTTGTCCGCCGGGTCCATCCGCAACTGTTAGTAGTAGATCAAGTTCAAGTCACTGAATGCTTAGTATGTCCTTATATGATGAAGATGGACTTATTTACAAATTGGGGAATCCTAAAAAGACAGAAATGATGGTCATAGATTTTTCTCGCTGAGAGACGCATACACAGACAACGCGATTTTTACCGATATGAAAACATATTAGGTACAGTCTGTGCCACGGTGGTGCGTGAAAGAGATGGTCTTCTAGGTCTTATGATTTTTCAGCTGATTCTGGCATATTTGACCCCAAGACGGTTGCCCGTGGCTCTAAAATTGGACTGTTATAACAAAAAGAACAAAGCTGGATATTGCGGCTCAATAATGCGAAGAGTGCGAATTTCCCGAATTACTAAATTATCTATATCATTTTTTCTCATGAGAAATGTGTTAGCAGACGTCTTTGGAGTAAGTTTTCCACTGTTTTGTGTGTCTCGCAAGCGCATCTGACTCAGTGTTCGCAGTGGCTGTTTTACTAATTCAGAACGTGATCTGTACCAAACAGATTGAAATTAAAAGTAGTAGTCTAAGAAGTGACAGAATTACTTTCTCATGTCATTTACCAACCGAATGACGGCGTAACTCAAACCCTCACGGTCAGTGTGGCTGTATTCGTCACTTTTTTCATTGTCAGAACAAAACATCCCTGTAGTCATTTTCTGTGCATGCCACTACATGCTGTAAGTATATGTCCTTCACTCGCGTCTCTGTATCTTGATTGCTGTCGTTTTGCCCGACAACGACATGATCGTTGGCTGCGTGAGACATGCTGATAGTATGGTGAAGTCGTGATTGTACAGTGCTAAAGATGTTTATGAGCTTGATCGTGATAAGCGGTGGAGGTGAGAAGGGTGATGTCACAAGAGCTGTTCGTCACCAGACCATTCACTCTCATCTAAGTCATCATAGTCATCATCAGCCACCATcgtcaccaccatcatcatcatcatcatcatcatcatcatcatcatcatcatcatcataatcgtcGTCTGGTTGTGATTTGTATTAGCTAATCAGATTTAGCTGTCTTGCATATTTTGAATTCTTGTCTATTATATACTCTTATTCTAATTCTCAGTTGATAAGACAACTTGTACACAACGATAGCTTTGTTTTGGCCGCAGTGCATTTGAATGCTGTAACATCCCAATGCTAACGTATCTATGAGACGATTTTCTTTCTATCTTTTATTCTTATCTCCGATTATAAGGATTCTGATAAAGAAAAAggtctttgacatttcaattCAGCAAACTCTTGAAGACACCATATTGTTTTGCCTCCCTTTACAATTCCTGTCGTCTGAGCGGTGTGTTGACAATAATATTCATACAAAACTCCACAGTAAAAGAAATCTGATCTAGAAACCTACTTCTATTCAGTGTTGTATATCTCGACTGCCTTGAACAAAATCTTGAAAAGCAGAATAAAGATAATTCAATATGTAGGACAATCGATCCAATCATTGGCTGGAAAAAGGGGTGTTGAGGGTAGAAGATCGAGGGTTGCGTTTCCTTAGAATACATTCACAAAAGTTCCCTCGATTTCCGaatagctttgaaaatttgagGTCGTTGTGAATAAGCATGTACACAGAGTAAACAATAAATCGCCTCCTTTAAAAGAAACAAGGAGATTATATTGCTTTTTGTTGGATCATGTTTGGTCGGACCATGCGATTGAAACGAATTTTGGAGTCCTTACAGGCGGAAATGACCTTGCCCAGAGGAGTAATGACCTTGACAAACGTTAGACTCAGAGActatttttcaatttctaaattaaaaaatgtaaattgaggcaactttttttttgtttgaattcAATTTCTGCTGTGTACATAATGCTCTATTGTGTTCTACCATTTTTGTTGTTGTGAAGAGTTCTGCCCAGTGTTGGAGGAATAATGTAACAAGTATACGTCGACTGTTTTCCGCTCATTGTGTGGGCGACAATAATCCCGCTGACCTGAAGTGGTCTGGCGGTGACAGTATGACAAAGTCTCTCCATACAACGCCTGGGACGCAACCTAATCGCCCAATCTGTCATACCGAATCGCGAGCAAATTGTTTGTCTACGTTGGTCGCGCACCGGTCCATAACTCAGGGTTCTGCGCAGGCCCATGCGGACGCCTGCCTTGCTTCAAGCTCCAGCAAAACCCCGCTGTTCTAATCACACGCAAGTTGTTTTTATTCCTTCCCGAGCACTATACTCGGGAGAAAGAGGGGAACATTTCTCTGATAGAAAAAGCACTCATCCCTGAAACGATGTGATCaagcattttaaatattttttttgactGGCACACTGGACGACCCGTGTCCTTAAACTATGACAAATGGTTGGGGAAAGTGACTTCTCATGTCGAACTCTGTGCTCATTAATCAGGCGACAAGGTTGATATATTGTCGTTTTGTCACCGCGGCCTTATCACGAAGACTTGAACAAACTACAGTGACACCTCATAAAGGAAGCAGAACCTCGACCAGGAGTCGAGAGCACACAAACAGCTCATTGCCACTGCAAAGCAGTGTCCTCAATTACCCCGCACAAAATCAACAGGTGGTATTATCTTATAGTTCGTTTGCTCGGGCCTTCACAGGTAAACGTCATTTTTCACAGACTGTCGGTGTGGTGATGGTATTGGTTCCATCAGGAGAGCTACCTTGTAAAAGTTGCTATCTTTCTCCACAGTCCATCAAGAAAAGCCGTCGTGGAGGACTGAACATCTGATTTCTTCAATCACGTTAGCTGCCTAAATCCTACGCCGTAGTATATTGTAACTTTTACGCAGGCGTCACATTTATCAGACTACATAATTTGCCGCCTAAAATCGGAAGGGCGGTAGATTTTCCCTGAGCCATTCGTGTGcttatttctttaattttttttattgaaacgGAGGAATACGATGTTAATTGTGAAAATAAAGACCTGTAGACAACATGCCCATACACGGCTCGAAAAACATCGGCATATTTCTCGTTGATCAAAACAGGAAGATCGTGAATTCACTCATAAAATCTCGATCGGAACCATGAAGCAGGCTAAAAGCCGTATGCAACTTGAAACGGTTCCAAAGCGAAGAAAACAGAAGCAGTCTGCCCGGTTGTAATCACCAAGCTAAATATTTGTTCTCATGAAGCTAATATCCGCAAAAGAGTATCTTTTCTTATTAGCAACACTTCATTTTTTCTTCCACTTTGGCTCGAGTTTCCTGACAAACAGACTCTAACGACATACCCGTTGAGGTATTTCACCTCGAGCCGGGGTTAAGTGGTAGGCCTGGTCACTAAAGCGCCGAGTTTAATTCTGAAAGGGTTCCCGTATCCCCGGGTGTAATTTGCTGTGGAGATGCAAAGGCAATTCAGAGCACACGGGAATTTATTACGCTGTGAGAGAAAGCCGTTGCTGAGATGATGAAAGCAAATAAAGCTACATGAAACCCGAGGCAAACGGATAAAATAATGTGGAAAACAGAACGCTTAGGTCGTAAACAGCTATTAAAGGTATGAACCGGGTGTTTAAAGAGTCCTTGGTCTCAACAACGCGAATGAATAACCGGTCTGATTCTAAAGAtttgaaacttgtccgctaatTGGCTCGAGGGGTTGATACCGTCATAAATATCTTGTTTTCTGTCCAATCAGAAGGCATCTTCAATAGTAGGGCTAACAAAATTCTATTAGTATTTCTGTCACGTCCGTTGCTAGTTCTTATTGCATCAGGTGGTGAGTAGAACTATTCAGTCGAAATTAACTGACGTAATTTGTGTTTTTATCCAATGGATATTGTTTTCCGGCAAAAAAGTACACGAGGTCCCCGCATGCCCAGAGGAACGCAATCAAAGGtgttaaaacaaacaaatagaaaatggaGACACTGAAAACACGTCAAAATCGACAATCTCCAGTGACAGATTAGTTTCGCGTGTAACATTTTGTGCGAGATGTTAGCGCGATCAGACCGCTGGCAGTAGTAACCTGCGCGTTGTACTTTTCTGGTTATTGACTCAAACCGCCAAGCGAGTAAACAAAACGACTGCAATACTCACGTCTGCTGCGTACCGGCCTACTTTAAGCATTTCAAAGTTCACACACCACTCAGTCGTTTATTCCCCAAGTATCGATTTGCTTGATCGGCTTCGCAAGAAAATATCGTAAAATAAAACCCATTGCGCGTTTGAAATATCGTCACCATATAGAAAGTGTGAGTCGTCAGGGGTCCGTAACAAGATGACcacaaattgagtgattttcgGGGCGCCTGTCCCCAGAGGATTTATTAAAATGACGGCATTACAGACTATTTCAAGGGGGAGATAACACGGCTAACAATAAAAGTAGAACGGAATTGCACAAGTTCCTGTTTTAGCCGTGAGCCGCCACCCGAAACATTGGCATTATCGCGCCATTTATAATCATGATTAATCGCTGGTGGAAAAAAAAGCGTAGCACCCCGATTTTTAGGGTCACGTTCATATATCGGTCTTTGTCATATCTAGCACAAACACTAGCTATCTAAGCGGAATGTAAGAACATTCCGCTATTCGTGGCATGGCAAGTCTGATACGGGCAAACCAGTACCTggccaaaaatgtaaaaaatatattgccGCTGTCTGTACATAGCATCTTTAAACAAAGACACTGGTCGGTCGGTCTATGATTACACTAAAAAAAACTACCTATACAAATAGTTTACACGTCTGGAAAAGCTTACTTCCGTTTCACGTAAACAGTAAAGCGTTTTTCTGTTGGAATAAATTATTTCACTAAATTGAAAACGTCACTCTTGCATATAAAATTAACTGTGCGTGAAATTGACCTTGTATCTATGGACGGAATGGACCACAGACGtggtcttgtagttttttgGTCTAAGCCGAATTTTTGACTTTCTGATTCCGGTTCTGATTCTAAACGTTTGGATGTAGCTTCAATATTAAATTCTATTaagaattgaaatttttcaCCTAAGTGACGAAGCTTACTATAAACAGAATTTTTATCAGAATCGGAAGGTCTAACAACAATCCTAAATGTGACTGACGGTcgacttaaaaatacaaaactctTGTAAATGGTAAATCGCTGTCTTAAAAAACTTAGCTACGCAAAGTCCGTTTCTGCACGGTTTTGACTTTCCGTGTTGTTAATTTCAACAAGGACCGGCAAGCGGTCCGCGCTGTCGTCTGACTGTTCATCTTCCGTGTCGTGGCGGGCTCTTTCGCACGCTTCCAACCACTCGATGATTGTCCTACTCTTGGTCGGCTCCAGGAAGCCCACCGTGTCATAATAGTCCTCGTCGCCTTCCAGCGCCGTTTCCAGCGTCGGCTGGAAGGACAGCTTGCGCTCGTGCAAGTTTTGCCTGCTCTCCGTGTATTTGTCTTCCTCGTACCTGATGATGACAGTCATTTCGCGCTGGAGGGGTCGTGTAATCTCCTCAACTGTCGACACGCTTACTTTCTTTTTGGGCGCCATCTTGGGAAGCGACGACGCGTTCGAGCTAGACGATTCCCGCCTTCTCTTGTCGGCGCCCGCCTGCGTCGTCGTCACCGACGTCCTAGCAGTCAACGGGCTGTCACTTTTATCCTCGAGAATTCTCGTATCTAGACTTAGCGAGGTTTTGTTCCTTTGAAGCCCAAGCAACCGTTCGTCGGCAGCCCTATCCCCCGGCCGCGGCGTCTCGAGCCGGGCCGTCAGCTGTTTCCTGGGCGACCTCTGTTTTGCCGGCAGCACGGCGCTGTTGGAGCTGCTGCCGCTCGACCAGCCGTTAGACGATTTTGTCTTACTGTAGAGCGACAAGGACTCGGCCAGGCCGCCTTGGTTGGACCGCGAACGGGCGTTGCCTGCGACGGAGATCGGAGGAAAGGTCGACAGCACCTGTCGCCGTAGCAGTTCGTCCTTGCACATGGTATCCGTTTATCGGAATGACAGCTCGTCTAGAAGCAGaacaaacaatacaaacaagtaaATTACTATATAGTATTGACAGGACACCTTGATGTATCACGCAAGATCCACAGCTCATTTTTAACCATGGAAATTTCCAAGCTCATCAGGCAGACAGAAAACCCTAGCAACCTTGTTGTTCAGAAAAGTAAAGTCAGAGAGCCATTTTTAGTGCGTCTGGACCCAATTTTATTGAGAACGCATACAATAGATTTTAAGTGTTGAATTTCTGTCATTCGAAGCTCAGGTAGGTGGCCGTGTTTGCTCAAAATCAAACGAAAAACAGGATCAAAGTTGAAAAAAGGACTATTACTGGACTCACCTTATATATCAATATCTTCTACGGtcaaaattgcaatattcgGTCAAACTTTTTATCCCTACGGCGTTTGGACGGAGTTAACTAAAACCACAAAACTGTTAGTTCTCTGACGGCGGCCACTGAGATAGACCTAAGGGTGAGTGATCGCTCTTATATATCCCCGACCTGGTATGCGCGCAGGACTACAGAAATTGGTCAAGGGTGGCTGATCATGAATTGCTCTACGGCTGGGCTCCAATTGTTCGCATATTGACAAGAAGAATAGCTGTGACGCAAATGGAGATATCAATTCAACCAATAACACGCCAGCTGGATCTCCTTGCCGAAATGTTGAGTCGGCGCATGCGCGTTGCGGTGCGACAAGTCGTTCAACTGTATTGTGTGAGTGAGGATCGAGCAAGTGTTTTCACTGCCAGCAGTCGACAAGAATCCTCGTAAAGCCGATATATACCGGTGAATATTGTAAACAACCTAACGAAAGCATGGTAGAATCCTTTCTGC of the Ptychodera flava strain L36383 chromosome 20, AS_Pfla_20210202, whole genome shotgun sequence genome contains:
- the LOC139120288 gene encoding uncharacterized protein, encoding MCKDELLRRQVLSTFPPISVAGNARSRSNQGGLAESLSLYSKTKSSNGWSSGSSSNSAVLPAKQRSPRKQLTARLETPRPGDRAADERLLGLQRNKTSLSLDTRILEDKSDSPLTARTSVTTTQAGADKRRRESSSSNASSLPKMAPKKKVSVSTVEEITRPLQREMTVIIRYEEDKYTESRQNLHERKLSFQPTLETALEGDEDYYDTVGFLEPTKSRTIIEWLEACERARHDTEDEQSDDSADRLPVLVEINNTESQNRAETDFA